From the genome of Sphingobacterium kitahiroshimense, one region includes:
- a CDS encoding DUF3822 family protein, translated as MNYISEKFNIHFLPEYTLSAKAGFSKDVIAVTDKQLNLNLLLEYDAENPKLDATQILSLPFRYVKVVIPHQSLTFIPKEVFQEDRLSEYAPYLVEHVPNHIHTYEMKNLGIVAVFEYDLILYNRWKALFPDAEIFPEFCIILDQAQDLVPIRGSVLGVHFVSDHLVDLYLFQNGQFMLYNSFDVHFADDLNYYILNIIQQFSLTDQVSKVLISGEIPNDTYRKCLERYSTTIAHLESKSKAHINKDIEGINFKKYNTLFDAILCE; from the coding sequence ATGAATTATATATCGGAGAAGTTTAATATCCATTTTTTGCCAGAATACACCTTATCTGCGAAAGCGGGTTTTAGCAAAGATGTAATTGCAGTTACGGACAAGCAGTTAAATCTGAATCTGTTGCTAGAATATGACGCTGAAAACCCAAAATTGGATGCTACTCAAATCCTAAGTTTACCTTTTCGATATGTTAAGGTGGTCATTCCTCATCAAAGTTTAACATTCATTCCTAAGGAGGTTTTTCAAGAAGATCGATTAAGCGAATATGCACCATACTTGGTAGAACATGTTCCCAATCATATTCACACCTATGAAATGAAAAATTTGGGAATTGTTGCCGTATTTGAATACGATCTCATCTTATATAATAGATGGAAAGCGCTTTTCCCTGATGCAGAAATTTTCCCTGAGTTCTGCATTATATTAGATCAGGCGCAAGATCTTGTTCCAATTAGAGGTTCCGTTTTAGGTGTACATTTTGTATCCGATCATTTGGTAGATTTATACTTGTTTCAAAATGGGCAATTTATGTTGTATAATTCTTTTGATGTGCATTTTGCAGATGATTTAAATTACTACATTTTAAATATTATACAACAATTTTCACTAACTGATCAGGTTTCTAAAGTATTGATATCAGGCGAAATACCTAACGATACCTATCGTAAATGTTTAGAAAGATATTCGACAACCATAGCGCACTTAGAATCTAAAAGTAAGGCTCATATCAATAAGGATATCGAAGGAATCAATTTTAAAAAATATAATACATTATTTGACGCGATACTATGCGAATAA
- the rsmD gene encoding 16S rRNA (guanine(966)-N(2))-methyltransferase RsmD, producing the protein MRIIGGQYGGIRLNPPTNLPVRPTTDIAKEALFNILQNRLDFDELNCLDLFAGTGNISFELASRYAASVESVDLHFKCVQYITDTAKKMNISTIKAKKADVFKYIQTAKGKFDFIFADPPYDIPKLPQLAHLILDSGLLDKEGLLIIEHPSTREMDPHPNFIEKRKYGYSSFSFYTI; encoded by the coding sequence ATGCGAATAATAGGAGGGCAATATGGTGGTATACGTCTTAATCCACCCACAAACTTACCAGTAAGACCAACTACAGACATCGCAAAAGAGGCTTTGTTTAATATTCTACAAAACCGACTGGATTTTGATGAACTGAATTGTTTAGATTTATTTGCAGGTACTGGTAATATCAGTTTTGAATTAGCTTCTCGATACGCAGCTTCAGTTGAATCAGTAGACCTGCATTTTAAATGCGTTCAATATATTACGGATACAGCAAAGAAAATGAACATATCCACTATAAAAGCTAAAAAAGCAGATGTATTCAAGTATATTCAAACAGCCAAAGGTAAGTTTGATTTTATCTTTGCTGATCCACCATATGATATTCCAAAACTGCCGCAGCTGGCACACCTTATTTTAGATAGCGGACTTTTGGATAAAGAAGGCTTATTGATTATTGAACATCCTTCCACCCGGGAAATGGATCCACATCCAAATTTTATTGAAAAACGAAAGTATGGATATTCATCATTTTCATTTTATACTATTTAA
- a CDS encoding efflux RND transporter periplasmic adaptor subunit produces the protein MKLKFLIRYSLFFASSVIALGCQTNTSTEKQQTEEKGEQEHEEEALTLTAAQEKQVGLTYTNLSYQMLSNGLVLNGVLDVPNDKKAYVTSVYGGVLEELYARPGDFVKKGQILGKVLNPDLIKMQEQLQLINNQISLTQIEVNRQKELVEGNAAPLKKLQQVEVELANLKAQKNSLSRQLSSGGGSLHISSQITIKAPISGVVASIQGLIGTRIEASSPILEIVNNDALHVDMYVYEKDFSKVKKGQKILFSPVNNANASYEAKIDQLGQAFEKETNAIAVHAQVLGNKEGLINGMQVQGTVVIGDEKSLAVPTDCIVSAEGKDYIFILKEDHKVHGSEPKEADTHSHEDHADHNHGEVGNEYERVPVVKGVSSRGYTAITPIKELDEHTKIVQKGAFFLLAKMTNSGEHSH, from the coding sequence ATGAAACTAAAGTTTTTAATTCGATATAGTTTATTTTTTGCTAGTAGCGTAATCGCTCTAGGATGTCAAACCAATACTTCAACTGAAAAACAGCAAACAGAAGAGAAAGGGGAGCAAGAGCATGAGGAAGAGGCGCTTACATTGACAGCAGCCCAAGAAAAGCAGGTAGGATTAACCTATACAAATTTATCCTATCAGATGCTAAGTAATGGCTTAGTACTCAATGGTGTGCTTGATGTGCCGAATGATAAAAAAGCCTACGTGACATCTGTATATGGTGGAGTCTTGGAAGAACTTTACGCTAGACCGGGAGATTTTGTTAAGAAAGGACAGATTTTAGGAAAAGTGCTCAATCCAGATCTGATTAAAATGCAAGAGCAATTACAACTGATTAACAATCAGATTTCATTAACTCAGATTGAAGTCAACCGTCAGAAGGAATTGGTAGAAGGAAACGCCGCACCTTTAAAAAAGCTACAGCAAGTTGAGGTCGAACTGGCCAATTTGAAAGCTCAAAAGAACAGTTTGTCACGACAGCTGTCATCCGGAGGAGGGTCTTTGCACATTTCTTCACAAATTACGATTAAGGCGCCAATCTCGGGAGTGGTGGCTTCGATTCAAGGATTGATTGGAACACGTATCGAGGCGTCTTCACCAATTTTAGAAATTGTCAATAATGATGCATTGCATGTGGATATGTATGTATATGAAAAAGATTTCTCAAAAGTGAAAAAAGGGCAAAAAATTCTATTTTCTCCTGTTAACAACGCTAATGCTTCATATGAAGCAAAAATAGATCAGCTCGGACAGGCTTTTGAAAAAGAGACCAATGCAATCGCAGTTCATGCCCAGGTTTTAGGCAACAAAGAAGGACTTATTAATGGCATGCAAGTTCAAGGTACAGTTGTTATTGGAGATGAAAAATCACTTGCTGTTCCCACAGATTGTATTGTAAGTGCCGAAGGTAAAGATTACATTTTCATATTAAAGGAAGACCATAAAGTACATGGATCAGAACCAAAAGAAGCTGATACCCATAGTCACGAAGATCATGCGGACCACAACCATGGAGAAGTAGGTAACGAATATGAAAGAGTTCCGGTTGTTAAAGGAGTTTCCTCAAGAGGATATACCGCAATTACTCCTATAAAAGAATTAGATGAACATACGAAGATTGTTCAAAAAGGGGCATTCTTTTTATTAGCCAAAATGACTAATTCCGGAGAACATTCGCATTAA
- a CDS encoding DUF6660 family protein — translation MKIFVYILCLYFIGLTMVPCADQVQEATAIHITGTQDKGHSDEHQDYCSPFCICSCCSTVLNIEQTNTISFIIVLLESKRKIAYETNLYSFDYSSIWQPPQLA, via the coding sequence TTGAAGATATTCGTCTATATATTATGCTTATACTTCATCGGGTTAACGATGGTTCCTTGTGCAGACCAAGTGCAGGAGGCCACGGCTATACACATAACCGGAACGCAAGATAAGGGTCATTCTGATGAACATCAGGACTATTGCTCACCTTTTTGCATCTGCTCTTGTTGTTCTACTGTATTGAATATCGAACAAACAAATACCATTTCCTTTATTATAGTATTACTAGAATCAAAACGAAAAATTGCGTACGAAACCAATTTATATTCGTTTGATTACTCTAGTATTTGGCAACCGCCCCAGCTCGCATAA
- the gdhA gene encoding NADP-specific glutamate dehydrogenase, whose protein sequence is MSNTFNEFINYVEKRNPNEPEFLQAVQEVTEDLIPFISKSHPELLKLKILERLVEPERVISFRVAWLNDKNEVEINRGYRVQMSSSIGPYKGGLRFAPSVNLSILKFLAFEQVFKNSLTGLPIGGGKGGADFNPKGKSDAEIMRFCQSFMTELFRHIGPDTDVPAGDIGVGTREIGYLFGQYKRLQNAFTGVLTGKGSSWGGSYTRPEATGYGLLYFVECIYDFNNQDLKDKIVAISGAGNVAYYAAEKSIQLGATVITLSNSQGTIYDEEGITSEKLAYIGTIGRDLDQYVVKYPNAKYFTDKKPWAFKCDIALPCATQNELTKEDALTLIANGCQCVAEGANMPSTAEAIKVFHDAKISFAPGKAANAGGVAVSGLEMSQNSIRQQWTKEEVDCKLKDIMVNIHKTCVKYGHDKNYINYLKGANIGGFLKVARAMTEQGIV, encoded by the coding sequence ATGTCAAACACTTTTAACGAATTCATAAATTACGTTGAGAAACGCAATCCGAATGAACCAGAATTTCTACAAGCTGTACAAGAAGTTACAGAGGATTTAATTCCATTTATTTCTAAAAGTCATCCAGAATTACTTAAGCTGAAAATTTTAGAAAGATTAGTTGAACCTGAGCGCGTTATTTCTTTTCGCGTTGCTTGGTTAAATGACAAGAACGAGGTTGAAATCAATAGAGGTTACCGCGTGCAGATGAGTAGTTCTATAGGTCCATATAAAGGTGGATTACGTTTTGCTCCTTCTGTCAACTTAAGTATCTTAAAATTTTTAGCTTTTGAACAGGTGTTCAAAAATAGTTTAACAGGTTTACCTATAGGTGGCGGTAAAGGCGGTGCAGATTTTAATCCGAAAGGAAAGTCAGATGCTGAAATCATGCGTTTCTGTCAAAGCTTTATGACCGAGCTGTTTAGACATATCGGTCCGGATACAGATGTACCAGCTGGAGATATCGGCGTTGGAACACGAGAAATTGGTTATTTATTTGGCCAGTATAAAAGATTGCAAAATGCATTTACAGGCGTATTAACAGGCAAAGGAAGTTCTTGGGGTGGATCTTACACGAGACCGGAGGCTACTGGTTATGGTTTACTTTATTTTGTTGAATGCATCTATGATTTCAATAATCAGGATTTAAAAGACAAAATCGTTGCTATTTCAGGTGCTGGAAATGTAGCGTATTACGCTGCTGAGAAATCAATCCAATTAGGTGCTACGGTAATTACGCTATCAAATAGTCAAGGAACAATCTATGATGAAGAAGGAATTACTTCTGAAAAATTAGCGTACATCGGAACTATCGGACGTGATTTAGATCAATATGTGGTTAAATATCCGAATGCAAAGTATTTTACAGACAAAAAGCCTTGGGCGTTTAAATGTGATATTGCGCTACCTTGTGCTACTCAAAATGAGCTAACAAAAGAGGATGCGTTAACATTAATTGCTAATGGCTGTCAATGTGTAGCTGAAGGTGCTAATATGCCTTCAACAGCAGAAGCTATCAAAGTCTTCCACGATGCGAAAATTAGTTTTGCACCAGGGAAAGCTGCTAATGCAGGCGGTGTAGCTGTATCTGGCTTAGAAATGTCGCAAAATTCTATTCGCCAACAATGGACTAAAGAAGAAGTCGATTGTAAACTAAAAGATATCATGGTTAATATTCACAAAACTTGTGTTAAATATGGTCATGACAAAAATTACATCAATTATTTAAAAGGTGCAAATATTGGGGGATTCCTGAAAGTTGCCCGAGCAATGACTGAACAAGGCATCGTTTAA
- a CDS encoding CusA/CzcA family heavy metal efflux RND transporter, whose amino-acid sequence MLNAIIRFSIRNKIIIGLFTLIWIIWGLWSALHIPIDANPDITNNQVQIITSSPALATQEVEQFVTYPIEQKLTNLPDLVELRSISRFGLSVVTAVFDDDVNIYFARQLISEKLQEAKENIPEGLGSPELAPISTGLGEIYQYVIHPAKGAESKYTATDLRTMQDWIIARQLYGTPGVAEVNSFGGKLKQYEVAVNPYKLKATGVGINEIFAALEENNQNTGGAYIDKKPSAYFIRGIGLLTSMEDIGNVAVKNKNGFPIYIRDVAEVREGAAVRYGALTYNGEKEAVGGIVMMLKGQNSAEVVAAVKEKLERIKQSLPQDVVVEAFSDRTDLVNRAIGTVEKNLIEGALIVIFVLVIFLGNLRAGLIVASAIPLSMLFALGMMRLFGVSANLMSLGAIDFGLIVDGSLIVVEATMHHLGLRKSKHVLNQAEMDEEVYQSSSKIRNSAAFGEIIILIVYIPILTLVGVEGKMFGPMAQTVSFAIIGALLLSLTYIPMMSALFLSKKPHHKITFADKMMAKLQQWYAPLVQKAVRIRRTLLLLTVALLGFSGFLFSKMGSEFIPQLQEGDYAFHCILPQGSSLSQSIETSMQAAKIIKKFPEVKIVVGKTGSAEIPTDPMPPEATDMIITLKPMSEWKSGDTYTGLAERMLDSLSVIPGVFFEASQPIQMRFNELMTGVRQDVAIKIFGENIDSLATIASRVGQVVQSVEGASAPQIERTTGLPQISIVYNRTQLALHNVTVKDLNKVIAMSFAGTSTGSIYENERKFDLVVRLDSAYKTSMADVENLPVLTGDGDQIPLSQLATISIKDGPAQISRESGKRLVVIGFNIKERDVTSVVNEIQEKLTKMDVMPTGYYYTFGGTFENLNAASKRLALAVPGALLLIFILLYLTFRSIKESLLIFTAIPMSAIGGVFALLIRDMPFSISAGVGFIALFGVAVLNGIVLISTFNQLEKEGISDVFERVWEGTKIRLRPVLMTATVASLGFLPMALSTGAGAEVQKPLATVVIGGLLSATFLTLFVLPCLYVLFFNTKKMKIGKSTIITSLVLAFLSLSTISLAQENPKRIQLEEAIAQALDANLNFKNTALELEKSQIDQQKSFDGKTGIFVENEDFSPLEPNGLWKVGLSQDFAWPGFYKARKEFLKKNAQMVLEQREDAKKQLIRDVSLNYYQLIYLEARQAFFLQLDSTHQKLFESAKLRVKTGEAAGLEQMAAETKWQENKTIMLQNEQDLAIAAQNFSVLLNNNNLILPIKSALQKISAFQLPDSIGDHPLLKIQQKSIEMAEANTKMEQKTKLPDFSGRAFSQKLWGQRNPVTGISLTMNMPLFSNKYYHNKVKIAELETAIERQELEQLKISLTAQQGNAKKEITKNEKQLQFYEQSGLKQSEGIMKAANLAYQSGEISYADLIQFLSQSIDIKINYLTALNAYNQSVIQYQYYHSN is encoded by the coding sequence ATGTTGAACGCAATCATCAGGTTCAGTATCCGTAATAAAATTATTATCGGACTCTTTACACTGATATGGATCATCTGGGGACTATGGAGTGCATTGCACATTCCCATAGATGCTAACCCAGATATTACCAATAATCAAGTACAAATAATCACAAGCTCTCCGGCCTTAGCAACGCAAGAGGTGGAGCAATTCGTCACATATCCGATCGAACAAAAATTAACAAATCTACCGGATCTGGTAGAATTACGTTCGATATCCAGATTTGGACTTTCAGTTGTTACCGCAGTTTTTGACGATGATGTCAATATTTATTTTGCAAGGCAATTGATCAGCGAAAAACTGCAGGAAGCAAAGGAAAATATACCGGAAGGTCTCGGAAGTCCAGAATTAGCGCCGATTAGTACGGGGCTTGGTGAAATTTATCAGTATGTTATTCATCCTGCAAAAGGGGCTGAATCAAAGTATACTGCCACAGATCTCAGAACAATGCAAGACTGGATTATCGCCAGACAACTATATGGAACGCCTGGTGTTGCTGAAGTCAATAGTTTTGGTGGAAAACTAAAACAGTATGAAGTTGCTGTTAATCCTTATAAATTAAAAGCTACCGGTGTCGGAATCAATGAAATATTTGCAGCCCTGGAAGAAAATAATCAAAACACAGGTGGCGCATATATAGATAAAAAACCCAGTGCTTATTTTATACGGGGTATTGGTCTTTTGACATCCATGGAAGATATCGGCAATGTTGCCGTAAAAAATAAAAATGGCTTCCCTATTTATATTAGGGATGTCGCAGAAGTACGTGAAGGTGCTGCAGTACGCTATGGTGCACTGACTTATAATGGAGAAAAAGAAGCCGTAGGCGGCATTGTTATGATGCTAAAAGGCCAGAACTCCGCAGAAGTAGTCGCAGCAGTAAAGGAAAAACTCGAAAGAATTAAACAATCTCTACCTCAAGATGTTGTAGTTGAAGCTTTTTCAGACCGAACAGATCTGGTTAATCGTGCTATTGGAACGGTTGAGAAAAATTTGATTGAAGGTGCCCTGATCGTCATTTTTGTTTTAGTCATTTTTCTAGGAAACCTGAGAGCAGGCTTAATTGTAGCTTCGGCAATTCCATTATCAATGTTGTTTGCATTAGGAATGATGCGTTTATTTGGGGTAAGTGCCAACCTTATGAGTCTGGGCGCTATCGATTTCGGTTTAATTGTCGATGGCTCCTTAATTGTCGTGGAGGCAACTATGCATCATCTGGGGCTTAGAAAAAGTAAGCATGTCCTGAATCAGGCTGAGATGGATGAGGAAGTATACCAATCATCTTCAAAAATCAGAAATAGCGCCGCATTTGGTGAAATTATTATCCTCATTGTCTATATACCCATATTAACACTGGTAGGGGTCGAAGGGAAAATGTTTGGCCCTATGGCGCAAACCGTTAGCTTTGCCATTATAGGAGCGCTATTATTATCACTCACCTATATACCGATGATGAGTGCACTGTTTTTATCCAAAAAGCCTCACCACAAAATTACTTTCGCCGATAAGATGATGGCCAAATTGCAACAATGGTATGCACCATTAGTTCAAAAGGCTGTCCGCATAAGAAGAACACTATTATTATTAACAGTAGCACTCTTAGGTTTTTCCGGCTTCCTATTTAGTAAAATGGGTAGTGAATTTATACCGCAATTACAAGAAGGAGATTATGCATTTCATTGTATTTTACCACAAGGATCTTCACTCTCACAGAGTATAGAAACATCCATGCAGGCTGCGAAAATTATTAAAAAATTTCCCGAAGTAAAAATTGTTGTAGGCAAAACAGGTAGTGCCGAAATCCCGACAGATCCAATGCCGCCCGAGGCAACAGATATGATTATCACCTTGAAACCAATGTCAGAATGGAAATCCGGGGATACATATACGGGACTAGCAGAGCGCATGCTTGATTCACTTTCCGTCATTCCAGGTGTATTCTTTGAAGCATCGCAGCCTATTCAGATGCGATTTAATGAATTGATGACAGGTGTGAGACAGGACGTTGCCATAAAAATATTTGGTGAAAATATAGACTCACTTGCAACGATTGCAAGTCGTGTAGGTCAAGTTGTACAAAGTGTTGAAGGAGCTTCAGCACCACAGATTGAACGTACAACAGGGCTACCACAGATCTCGATTGTTTACAACAGAACACAGTTAGCCCTGCACAACGTAACAGTCAAGGACTTAAATAAAGTTATTGCTATGTCTTTCGCTGGCACAAGCACAGGATCGATATATGAGAATGAAAGGAAATTCGACCTTGTTGTTCGTTTAGATAGCGCATATAAAACGTCAATGGCCGATGTTGAAAACCTACCAGTCTTAACTGGGGATGGAGATCAGATTCCATTGAGCCAACTGGCAACAATTAGTATAAAAGATGGCCCTGCACAGATCAGCAGAGAATCAGGGAAGAGACTTGTCGTGATCGGATTTAATATAAAAGAGCGCGATGTTACTTCAGTAGTAAATGAGATTCAGGAAAAACTGACAAAGATGGATGTGATGCCAACAGGTTACTACTATACTTTCGGTGGGACATTTGAAAATCTAAATGCAGCTTCTAAAAGATTAGCACTGGCAGTCCCGGGCGCATTGTTGCTTATCTTTATATTACTTTACCTGACTTTTAGGTCAATTAAAGAATCCTTACTAATTTTCACAGCCATACCTATGAGTGCAATAGGTGGAGTATTTGCACTATTAATCCGCGATATGCCTTTTAGTATTTCCGCAGGTGTAGGGTTTATAGCATTATTTGGAGTAGCTGTACTGAATGGTATTGTTTTAATTTCCACATTTAATCAATTGGAGAAGGAAGGAATTTCCGATGTATTTGAGCGGGTATGGGAAGGGACAAAAATTCGACTCAGACCAGTGTTGATGACTGCGACAGTGGCTTCATTAGGGTTTTTACCAATGGCTCTAAGTACAGGAGCTGGAGCAGAAGTACAAAAACCGTTGGCAACAGTTGTCATAGGAGGTTTGTTGTCTGCAACCTTTTTGACACTTTTTGTATTACCTTGTTTATATGTCTTATTTTTTAATACTAAGAAAATGAAAATAGGGAAATCGACAATCATAACATCATTAGTGCTGGCTTTCTTATCACTTTCTACAATAAGTTTAGCGCAAGAAAATCCAAAAAGGATTCAATTGGAAGAAGCTATAGCACAAGCTTTGGACGCCAATCTCAATTTTAAAAACACGGCATTAGAACTTGAAAAATCACAGATTGACCAACAGAAATCTTTCGATGGCAAAACAGGAATTTTTGTAGAGAATGAAGATTTCTCCCCTTTAGAGCCAAATGGATTATGGAAAGTTGGGTTAAGTCAAGATTTCGCCTGGCCAGGGTTTTATAAGGCTAGAAAAGAATTTTTAAAAAAGAATGCCCAAATGGTTTTGGAGCAAAGAGAAGATGCGAAAAAACAACTGATAAGGGATGTATCTTTAAATTACTATCAGCTTATTTATCTAGAAGCTAGACAAGCTTTCTTTCTACAGCTGGACAGTACACATCAAAAATTATTTGAATCCGCAAAACTTCGGGTAAAAACAGGGGAAGCCGCCGGTTTGGAGCAGATGGCAGCAGAAACAAAATGGCAAGAAAATAAAACCATTATGCTACAAAATGAGCAGGATTTAGCCATTGCCGCACAAAACTTCAGCGTTTTATTAAATAACAACAACTTGATTTTACCGATCAAGAGTGCGCTGCAAAAAATAAGTGCTTTTCAATTGCCAGATTCAATAGGTGATCATCCTTTGCTTAAAATACAGCAGAAATCAATAGAGATGGCTGAAGCAAATACCAAAATGGAGCAAAAAACCAAGTTGCCAGATTTTTCTGGTAGAGCTTTCTCCCAAAAACTTTGGGGACAACGGAATCCTGTTACCGGTATATCACTAACGATGAATATGCCTTTATTCTCTAATAAATATTACCATAATAAAGTTAAAATAGCTGAATTGGAGACGGCAATAGAAAGACAAGAATTGGAGCAGCTGAAAATTAGCCTTACAGCGCAACAAGGTAATGCAAAGAAGGAAATCACCAAAAATGAGAAGCAATTGCAGTTTTATGAACAATCAGGATTAAAGCAATCCGAGGGCATTATGAAAGCTGCCAATTTAGCCTATCAAAGTGGTGAAATCAGTTACGCAGATCTTATCCAATTTCTATCACAGTCCATTGATATAAAAATAAATTACCTAACAGCTTTGAATGCGTACAATCAAAGTGTGATTCAATATCAATATTACCATTCAAATTAA
- the coaD gene encoding pantetheine-phosphate adenylyltransferase codes for MKIAVFAGSFDPFTLAHQDLVERALPLFDKIYIAVGVNSAKQGLLTVEDKLYTIQAVFKDHPAIEIVSFEGLTINFCKKVGANFLLRGLRNTADFEFENSIAQNNLLLAPQIETYFLMSRSGLAHISSTIVRDVWKNKGSIAQMVPPEIDDFLKNK; via the coding sequence ATGAAGATTGCGGTTTTTGCAGGATCCTTTGATCCTTTTACATTAGCACATCAAGACTTAGTTGAGCGTGCTTTACCTCTTTTTGATAAGATTTATATCGCAGTTGGAGTAAATAGTGCCAAACAGGGCTTATTAACTGTAGAAGACAAGTTATATACGATCCAGGCTGTTTTCAAAGATCATCCGGCAATTGAAATCGTTTCATTTGAAGGGTTAACGATTAATTTCTGTAAAAAGGTCGGCGCGAATTTCTTGCTAAGAGGACTTCGCAATACTGCTGACTTTGAATTTGAAAATAGCATTGCACAAAACAATTTATTGTTAGCTCCGCAGATCGAAACTTATTTCTTGATGAGCAGGAGTGGACTTGCCCATATCTCTTCGACTATCGTTCGGGATGTCTGGAAAAATAAGGGCTCCATTGCTCAAATGGTTCCGCCCGAAATAGATGATTTTTTGAAAAATAAATAG
- a CDS encoding HopJ type III effector protein, which produces MAHELLAKLANKEIIFSDVLNYIAARYEHTPTAFTNGNQVNQETENQGSAKILAFASLNNLDKDQTLALFAEHYEAVLNDPDGDNHQNIRQFMISGWDGVSFSGVVLTLKLEA; this is translated from the coding sequence ATGGCACACGAACTTTTGGCAAAACTGGCGAATAAAGAAATTATTTTTTCAGATGTTTTGAACTACATAGCAGCTCGTTATGAGCACACCCCTACTGCATTTACGAATGGAAATCAAGTAAATCAAGAGACGGAAAATCAAGGCAGTGCAAAGATTCTTGCTTTTGCTAGTTTAAACAATTTAGATAAAGATCAGACTCTTGCCCTATTTGCGGAGCATTATGAGGCTGTTTTAAATGATCCTGATGGTGATAATCATCAAAACATACGTCAATTTATGATTAGTGGCTGGGATGGCGTATCGTTTAGCGGTGTTGTTTTAACGCTGAAATTAGAGGCCTGA
- a CDS encoding YceI family protein: protein MKKSKWIIDSAHSSVQFRITYLVIASIRGSFNTFNGFAEWGEHFKEASIQFNIDANSINTNVEERDKHLKSADFFDTAQYPTISFKSTSFKKIKGEKFRLEGHLTMHGHTKLVELQVEYNGKIIDPQGQEKISFEVTGKVSRWEFDMKYNSVLEANSLLIDEDIDISIQLLLNKEQ from the coding sequence ATGAAAAAATCAAAATGGATTATAGACTCTGCCCACTCCTCGGTACAATTTCGTATTACTTATTTGGTAATAGCCTCTATTAGAGGAAGTTTTAACACTTTTAACGGTTTCGCTGAATGGGGTGAGCATTTTAAAGAAGCCTCTATACAATTTAATATTGATGCAAACAGTATCAATACAAATGTGGAAGAAAGAGATAAACATTTGAAAAGTGCTGATTTCTTTGATACAGCACAATACCCGACAATCTCATTTAAATCCACTAGTTTTAAAAAGATTAAGGGTGAGAAATTTCGATTGGAAGGCCATTTAACCATGCATGGTCATACAAAATTGGTGGAGCTACAAGTGGAATATAATGGTAAAATAATTGATCCACAAGGTCAGGAAAAAATTTCATTTGAGGTGACCGGAAAAGTGAGCCGATGGGAATTTGATATGAAATATAATTCAGTTTTAGAGGCCAATAGTCTCTTGATTGATGAAGATATTGATATTTCAATTCAATTGTTACTCAATAAAGAGCAATAA